The following DNA comes from Methanofastidiosum sp..
CGTTATTTTATATAGGTCAATTACCTCTTCCCATACAGAAACATCTCTAGAAATAGGCGGTGATACATAATATATTTCAGGTTCGCTACCTGATAAATGACCTGTCTTTTCCCAAATTTCAAATGGCACAAGTTTTGGGGCAATTACTTCAATGAATCCTAGTGGCTTTAAGATTTCGTCAACTGCAATTCTTTCCATAGTTCGAAGTAGTGCTGCTACTGGAGCGTGGTAAAACCATTGGCCTTGACTTGGACCTTGCTTCAACCACCCAAGCGACAATAGTTCTGAGGTAGGATCTTTTGTAGTCAATGGCTCTATTTCTCCACTCTTTGAAATCAATTCCCAGTGCTCACCCTTGCCACCCCAAAATTGTGCTTCAACTTTCTCATAGAACAAATTGATTATACGATCAATGTGGTTTTTTGTAAGAAACTCTTCATCTAAATCATTTAGAATTAACATCGCATTATTTCCTTCTACAGAAATTTTATCGACAAAAGGTATCGTAATAGTATTCTTTGGAATTTTTTCAAGTTCGAGGGTTAGGGCATATTTTTTCCCTACGACTTTTTTTATCCCAACTTTAAACTCCTTTCCGAGAAGTAATGAAAGAGAATTCTTTAGTCTTATAGCAACTGCATGAGATCTAACATATGTACCACTTTCGATAGTGACTGAGATAAGGTCGTTTGATATCTTTGAATCAAGTATTTTTGGTGATTCTGAAAGTTTGTCTTTGGGTACGCCTTTGCTTAATATCTCTTTAGTTTCT
Coding sequences within:
- a CDS encoding serine--tRNA ligase translates to MKLHLNAEYLLSKPLTGDGVQKVKKYIAEETKEILSKGVPKDKLSESPKILDSKISNDLISVTIESGTYVRSHAVAIRLKNSLSLLLGKEFKVGIKKVVGKKYALTLELEKIPKNTITIPFVDKISVEGNNAMLILNDLDEEFLTKNHIDRIINLFYEKVEAQFWGGKGEHWELISKSGEIEPLTTKDPTSELLSLGWLKQGPSQGQWFYHAPVAALLRTMERIAVDEILKPLGFIEVIAPKLVPFEIWEKTGHLSGSEPEIYYVSPPISRDVSVWEEVIDLYKITKKAYVEKIRERMRDPIGGMTYAQCPPMYWAFDGKTIDDSEFPVLIYDKSGPSYRWEAGGRQGIERVNEFWRIEPVFIGYPEQLIELKEKMMERYAYVFDKIFEIEWRTAWVTPFYMAQSGQTGIEKETERIKGTVDYESWIPSRGSREESEWLEFQNLSIVGDKYTKAFSIKSSKNKELWSGCSGIGLQRWTVSFLAQKGLDPDNWPNEFKKYLGEFPKNIKFV